AGCGGCCCATGGGGGTGCGCATCAGCAGCTCTTTGCCGCGCGGCGTGTTGTCAAGCAGGTCAGCGTTGAGTGCGGTGCGAAAGACACCGGGCGCGATGGCGTTGACGGTGATGCCATGCCGCGACCACTCCACCGCGAGCGAGCGGGTGAGTGAAACGACGGCAGCTTTGCTGGCGGCGTAGGCTGCGACCTCATTGAGCGCGACGAAGCTGTTGAGCGAGGCGATATTGATGATGCGCCCGTAGCCGCGGTCGAGCATGTGCTTGCCAAAGACCTGGCAGGCGCGCAGGGTGCCGGTGAGGTTGGTGTCAATGATGCTGTTCCACTCGGCCTCGTCCTGGGTGAGGGTGGGGGTGCGCTTGATTTTTCCGGCGCAGTTGATGAGGATGTCCACTTTGCCAAAGGCGTCGAGGGTAGCTGCAAGCAGGCCTTCGAGCGAGGCGCGGTCGCCCATGTCAGAGGTAATGCGGAGGGTCTTGCGTCCGCGCTGCTCGATGGCGTCGGCGGTTTCATCCACATTCTCTTTGCGGCGCGCGGAGGCGATGACATCGGCACCGGCGTCCGCAAGGCCAAGGCTGAGGGCCTTGCCGATGCCGGAGGTTCCGCCAATGATGACGGCGGTTTTGCCTGTGAGGTTGAAGAGCTGGCTCATGAATTCTCCTGCTTTTGGGTCTTTTCATGACCCGGCAATGTGATGGAGCGCAGGGACTAAAGCCCCTGTCTGTTCTGATGGTATTTGGCACGGCTAAAGCCGTGCCCTGATACATCCGCAATTCGGGTGGCTCTTGTTACCTGGCCGTGGCGAGGCCCAGAAAGACCGGGACGATGTGGCGGTCGTAGAGGTTTTCCGTCACGTTTTTTGCGACGACAGGTTCGTTGGCTTCGAGTAGATCAAGGTAGTGCCGGCCCTTTTTGGCCGCGATCTTGAAGCCGACATGCAGCAACTGGCGGAAGCTGGCGTTGTAGGCCGGGTTGGACTGCACGTGGCGAAGCGCGGAGGTATATTGCTCCGAGGTCCAGCCCTGCACGGCTTCCGGAGAAGGCAGCTTCGCGGGATCGATATCGATGACGGTTGCGTAAGGGCCGCAGAGCTCTTCGCGATGCGCGAAGGCATCGGCGTAGACATCTTTGGCGAGGGCGAGCGCTTTGCCACCGGCCTCGGCGAGGCCGATGATTTCTTCGAGCCAGGTGGTGCCGGCGGTCTTGAGGTGTACGCCACAATCAAACTTTTTCATCGTGCGATGAATGGCCGGGTAGATGGAAAACTTATCGCTGCCGGAGTGCACGCTGAGTTTGAGATTCGCGGGCAGTCCATAATGTTTGACGGCATAGGCGATGGCTGCGACATCGAGCTGCATTTCGCGCTCGAACTGCGCGACGTCGCCGACGTAATCGACGCCCTTGTTGAAGCGTCCGCTGAACTTGGGCGCGATGGTCTGGATGGGAATGCCTTCGTCAGCGATGGCGACGAGGATGATCAGCAGCTCGACGGGGCTTTGCGCGCGGTCGGTTTCGTCCATGGAGATTTCAGGAATGAACTGGCCTTCACCCTTGGCGGCGGCGATCTTGCGGTAGACTTCGCCAGCTTGTTTGACGGCCGCGAGAAATTTGGACGCGGTGCCGCGCAGATCTTCAGCGGTGATGGTGAAGGATTCGTCGATGCCGCTGAGTTCGATTTTGCCGAGCAGCTCAGGATGCTTGTTGACGAAGGCCTCGATGGCCTCAATGGGTGCGGCCTGACCGATCATGTCTGCAACGTCGATAGTGTAGAAATCGCAAGGCGCGAGAAAGCGATCCACCGTCTGCAGGGTAATGTGGTCGGCATCGCAGAAGTAAGGCTTACTCCAGCCAAGTTCTTTGACGGCGGCCTCGGCGGCGGCGCGCACACTGGCAGGCTCAGAGCCGATGATGGTGTGCTCGCGATTGGATTTGTTCCAGACCGGAATGATCT
The DNA window shown above is from Acidobacterium capsulatum ATCC 51196 and carries:
- a CDS encoding SDR family NAD(P)-dependent oxidoreductase; this translates as MSQLFNLTGKTAVIIGGTSGIGKALSLGLADAGADVIASARRKENVDETADAIEQRGRKTLRITSDMGDRASLEGLLAATLDAFGKVDILINCAGKIKRTPTLTQDEAEWNSIIDTNLTGTLRACQVFGKHMLDRGYGRIINIASLNSFVALNEVAAYAASKAAVVSLTRSLAVEWSRHGITVNAIAPGVFRTALNADLLDNTPRGKELLMRTPMGRFGKTEEVVGAAIFLSSEACSYVTGETIVVDGGFLASGVNQ
- a CDS encoding tagaturonate epimerase family protein, yielding MAGNTLTLPKYSLGTGDRFAHQAKAQLQACILAAKQGVEIIPVWNKSNREHTIIGSEPASVRAAAEAAVKELGWSKPYFCDADHITLQTVDRFLAPCDFYTIDVADMIGQAAPIEAIEAFVNKHPELLGKIELSGIDESFTITAEDLRGTASKFLAAVKQAGEVYRKIAAAKGEGQFIPEISMDETDRAQSPVELLIILVAIADEGIPIQTIAPKFSGRFNKGVDYVGDVAQFEREMQLDVAAIAYAVKHYGLPANLKLSVHSGSDKFSIYPAIHRTMKKFDCGVHLKTAGTTWLEEIIGLAEAGGKALALAKDVYADAFAHREELCGPYATVIDIDPAKLPSPEAVQGWTSEQYTSALRHVQSNPAYNASFRQLLHVGFKIAAKKGRHYLDLLEANEPVVAKNVTENLYDRHIVPVFLGLATAR